The following coding sequences are from one Treponema bryantii window:
- a CDS encoding DUF6442 family protein yields MTKEEILEQSRKENNDKDVFDLEVQKTAATAAFFSSFGLCAFVSILSWIFTKRVSVQCWMIFFGMLTVAFCVKFFKMKKLHELFVALGYLAIFILLTVVFILQLTGRL; encoded by the coding sequence ATGACAAAAGAAGAAATCCTTGAACAAAGCAGAAAAGAAAACAACGATAAAGACGTATTTGATTTAGAGGTTCAGAAAACAGCGGCCACAGCAGCATTCTTTTCTTCATTCGGATTGTGTGCTTTTGTTTCAATCCTCAGCTGGATATTCACAAAGCGAGTAAGCGTTCAGTGCTGGATGATTTTCTTCGGTATGCTCACAGTTGCTTTTTGCGTAAAGTTTTTCAAGATGAAAAAACTGCATGAACTTTTTGTTGCACTCGGCTATCTTGCCATTTTTATTTTGCTGACAGTAGTATTCATTCTGCAGCTGACCGGCCGTCTTTAA
- a CDS encoding tRNA threonylcarbamoyladenosine dehydratase has translation MNTNQFARTRLTFGKENMEKLNNAHVIVFGIGGVGSYVVEALVRSGIGAIDIVDDDKICLSNLNRQLFALQSTIGRDKVDVAEERIHDINPDCKVTKWKTFYMPDTADQFDFSQYDYIVDCIDTVTGKLEIITRAKALKKPVISCMGAGNKVDPTKLKVADITRTSVCPLARVMRNELKKRRIKRLKVVFSTETAIPPQVDEADPDFEDTSGKTPERQGTPKKQTPGSNAFVPSVAGMIIAAEVVKDLTQFHVTDLFRE, from the coding sequence ATGAACACAAATCAGTTTGCACGAACCAGACTTACATTCGGAAAAGAGAATATGGAAAAACTCAACAATGCCCATGTGATTGTTTTTGGTATTGGCGGGGTAGGTAGCTATGTTGTTGAGGCTCTTGTTCGTTCCGGGATTGGCGCAATTGATATTGTTGATGATGATAAAATCTGTCTTTCGAATCTGAACCGTCAGCTTTTTGCGTTGCAGTCTACAATTGGCAGAGACAAGGTTGATGTCGCCGAAGAGCGTATTCATGACATTAACCCGGACTGTAAGGTTACTAAATGGAAGACCTTCTACATGCCCGACACTGCCGATCAGTTTGATTTTTCTCAGTATGATTATATTGTTGATTGTATTGATACTGTGACCGGGAAGCTTGAAATCATCACTCGTGCCAAGGCGCTTAAAAAGCCGGTTATCAGTTGTATGGGTGCTGGAAATAAGGTTGACCCGACTAAGCTCAAGGTTGCTGACATCACGCGCACTTCAGTTTGCCCGCTTGCCCGCGTTATGAGAAATGAACTTAAAAAGCGACGCATTAAACGGCTCAAGGTTGTGTTTTCAACTGAAACTGCAATTCCTCCGCAGGTCGATGAAGCTGATCCTGATTTTGAAGATACTTCTGGGAAAACGCCGGAGCGCCAGGGAACTCCAAAAAAACAGACTCCCGGCAGCAATGCTTTTGTGCCTTCGGTGGCAGGAATGATTATTGCGGCAGAGGTTGTA
- a CDS encoding helix-turn-helix transcriptional regulator: protein MNDTLVLKNHLKEIRSEKNLSQNALAEMVGVSRNTISSIETGQFCPTAKLALILCVALDKKFEEIFYF from the coding sequence ATGAATGACACACTTGTTTTAAAAAATCATCTTAAAGAAATCCGCAGTGAAAAAAATCTTTCTCAGAATGCACTCGCAGAAATGGTAGGCGTTTCGCGCAACACAATCAGCTCCATAGAAACCGGCCAGTTCTGCCCTACCGCAAAGCTCGCCCTGATTTTATGCGTTGCGCTGGATAAGAAGTTTGAAGAGATTTTTTATTTTTAA
- a CDS encoding 4Fe-4S binding protein has product MKLQTFRKFLITFSMLLFPITIYYFSPYLIIMAAMQHIINGSFIVFTLMFILGMFFGRLWCGFLCPTGGLSECFECFSPKSPKQGWRNYLKYGIWVLWLSGVIICNVLGKGDYTIQPFFMTDHGISISNIYSYVIYYGIVILFLIPVIIHGKRANCHYICWMAPFMIMGYKAGRLLHLPQLKIKTKRENCIGCGACNKMCPMSLDVKNLVADVKRDELRNAECIFCGECISTCPKKVLNYKITNK; this is encoded by the coding sequence ATGAAATTACAGACATTCCGCAAATTCTTAATTACATTCTCAATGCTGCTTTTTCCAATTACGATTTATTATTTCTCACCCTACCTCATCATTATGGCAGCGATGCAGCATATCATAAACGGAAGCTTTATTGTTTTTACCCTGATGTTTATTCTTGGAATGTTCTTTGGAAGATTATGGTGCGGCTTCCTTTGTCCTACCGGAGGTTTGAGTGAATGCTTTGAATGCTTCTCTCCAAAAAGTCCGAAGCAAGGCTGGCGCAATTATCTCAAATACGGAATCTGGGTACTATGGCTTTCCGGAGTGATTATCTGCAATGTACTGGGAAAAGGCGACTATACGATTCAGCCCTTTTTTATGACTGATCATGGCATTTCAATTTCCAACATTTACAGTTATGTAATATATTACGGAATTGTAATTCTGTTTTTGATTCCGGTAATTATTCACGGAAAACGGGCTAACTGCCACTACATCTGCTGGATGGCACCCTTTATGATCATGGGGTATAAGGCAGGACGTCTGCTTCATCTGCCACAACTGAAAATTAAAACAAAGCGCGAGAACTGCATTGGCTGCGGTGCCTGTAACAAAATGTGCCCAATGAGTCTTGATGTAAAAAATTTAGTTGCCGACGTAAAGCGTGACGAGCTTCGCAACGCCGAATGCATCTTCTGCGGAGAATGCATTTCGACTTGTCCTAAAAAGGTTTTAAACTATAAAATTACAAATAAATAA
- a CDS encoding helix-turn-helix domain-containing protein: MAENKVFESIMNGLSESLEYAKGDTSKARRMSVTVAELPQYHDKEIKQIREDLNLTQKNFAFVLGVSPKTVEAWESGRNVPQGTAQRFLQVLRTGGKKLLQDYNVVTVTM, from the coding sequence ATGGCAGAAAATAAAGTATTTGAAAGTATTATGAATGGTCTCTCAGAAAGTCTTGAGTATGCAAAAGGTGATACTTCGAAGGCAAGACGAATGAGTGTTACTGTTGCAGAACTTCCTCAGTATCATGATAAAGAAATAAAACAGATTCGCGAAGATTTAAATCTCACTCAGAAAAACTTTGCTTTTGTGCTTGGGGTTTCTCCTAAAACCGTTGAGGCCTGGGAATCAGGAAGAAATGTTCCTCAGGGAACAGCTCAAAGATTTTTGCAGGTCCTTAGAACAGGTGGAAAAAAATTACTTCAAGATTACAATGTTGTTACGGTAACTATGTAA
- a CDS encoding type II toxin-antitoxin system RelE/ParE family toxin: MTREFIITKEFDRTWKELGLNDDDLRELEIYLCKNPDCGDTLEGTGGIKKFRWALEGRGKSGGARIIYLDIVFAEHIYLLTAFPKNEKANLSKAERNQMKTIITAIKNAEKEAQNGRK; this comes from the coding sequence ATGACAAGAGAATTCATCATTACAAAAGAATTTGACCGCACCTGGAAAGAATTAGGTTTGAATGATGATGATTTGCGCGAATTGGAAATATATCTTTGCAAGAATCCAGATTGTGGAGATACTTTGGAAGGAACTGGCGGGATTAAGAAATTCCGATGGGCGTTGGAAGGTCGAGGAAAAAGCGGAGGTGCAAGAATTATATATTTGGACATAGTTTTTGCAGAGCATATTTATCTTCTAACAGCTTTTCCCAAAAATGAAAAAGCAAATCTTAGTAAAGCAGAACGAAATCAAATGAAAACCATAATAACAGCTATAAAAAATGCTGAGAAGGAGGCTCAAAATGGCAGAAAATAA